The stretch of DNA CTAGCTACTATACTTAAGAGTATATCATCACCAGTTATTAATAACTAGGGCTTTATTATATCCCTGCACTCTCGGCCTATAAATAGTACCCCTAACAAGCTGCGATCCAATCACAAGCACAGTGCCAAAGGAGTGGCTACCTGCAGTCTGATCTGCAGGTACGCTAGCAATCTAGCTACTATCGTGCTCCATAGGAGTACGACGTGGTAGCTAGCCATGGCAAACAAAGTGGCCGTGCTGGCAACGCTGCTGGCGCTAAACCTCCTTTTGTTCGGCTTCGCGGAGGCATGCGGATATGATGGGGGTGGGAGCGGAGGCAACGGAGGGAGTGCTGGGGGCGGCAATGGCGGAGGTGGCAGTGGCGGAGGTGGCACCGGTGGAGGCAGCAGCGGAGGAGGTGGTAGCAGTGGAGGTGGaagtggaggaggagggagcGGAGGCACCGGAGGGAGCAGTGGGGGCGGCACCGGTGGTGGCAGTGGCGGAGCAGGTGGGGGTGGTGGAGGCGGCAGCGGAGCAGGTGGGAGCGGTGGAGCCGGTAGCGGAGGGGGTGGGAGCGGAGGCGTCGGAGGGAGCAATGGAGGCGTCGGAGGGAGCAATGGAGGCGGCAGCAACGGAGGTGGTATTGGCGGAGGCGGCAATGGTGGAGGTGGCAGCGGAGCAGGCGGCagcggtggaggtggaggtggtatTGGCGGAGGCGGCAATGGTGGAGGTGGCAGCGGAGCAGGCGGCAGCGGTGGAGGTGGTAGTGGAAGCGGAGGCGGCGGGACGCTCGGGCGTTGCCCTATGGACACGCTGAAGCTGGGCGTGTGTGCCAATGTGCTGAACGGGCTGATCAACTTGAACCTAGGGACGCCGCCCAAGACACCGTGCTGCACGCTGATTCAGGGGTTGGCGGACTTAGAGGCAGCGGTGTGCCTCTGCACCGCACTCAAAGCCAACATCCTGGGAATCAACCTCAACCTGCCCATCAACCTCAGCCTCCTCGTCAACTACTGTGGCAAGGGCGTCCCCTCAGGCTTCCAATGCTCCTGAAGAGCCATGATCCATCCATCGTCGTCGATCCTTACACACATGCCTTGCACCTGGCAGTGCTAAATGATAATGATGGTTTATTCGCAAGAAGTACAagctactagtagtagtagacATCACTATTCGTTCGTTGCTTTAATTTGTTTTGTTtgttgctttgctttgctttgggTGTATTTCTTAACAAATCtatcagcatgcatgcatgcagcatgTCCATTCCACGTCGTCCAGTTAAGTTTGTGATGGATGGGATCCATGATCGATCGTGTCGAGAGGCCTGCCGGGACCTGACATGACGATGGTCTCCATCTATAAATATAAATACCATTACTACATTGTGGCATTTATCTGTGTGATCTGATGGATGAATGTTTGTATATGGCACATGATGTTTATATGTGCTATATATTACATCATTACATAAAAAATATTGTAGTACAATTGTTATACGTTACATCACAGGTGGCAGATATATGCAGCAGGATCCAGCAAGTGTGTACGT from Sorghum bicolor cultivar BTx623 chromosome 8, Sorghum_bicolor_NCBIv3, whole genome shotgun sequence encodes:
- the LOC110437632 gene encoding uncharacterized protein LOC110437632 — its product is MANKVAVLATLLALNLLLFGFAEACGYDGGGSGGNGGSAGGGNGGGGSGGGGTGGGSSGGGGSSGGGSGGGGSGGTGGSSGGGTGGGSGGAGGGGGGGSGAGGSGGAGSGGGGSGGVGGSNGGVGGSNGGGSNGGGIGGGGNGGGGSGAGGSGGGGGGIGGGGNGGGGSGAGGSGGGGSGSGGGGTLGRCPMDTLKLGVCANVLNGLINLNLGTPPKTPCCTLIQGLADLEAAVCLCTALKANILGINLNLPINLSLLVNYCGKGVPSGFQCSLAMAKKVAVLATLLALNLLLFGFTEACEYDEGGSGGNGGSAGGGTGGGGTGGGSSGGGGSGGGGSGGGGSGGTGGSNGGGTGGGSGAGGGGGGSSGAGGSGGAGSGGGGSGGAGGSSGGGSNGGGGSGGGVNGGGGSSGGGSGSGGGGTLGRCPMDTLKLGVCANVLNGLINLNLGTPPKTPCCTLIQGLADLEAAVCLCTALKANILGINLNLPINLSLLVNYCGKDVPSGFQCS